One segment of Paraburkholderia caribensis DNA contains the following:
- a CDS encoding alpha/beta fold hydrolase: MSATAPKCRQQIRLCTAHDGARIAYATCGSGPPIVKAANWLSHLEFDLASPVWSHMIAEMCRDHTLIRYDQRGCGLSDHDVADISFDAWKQDLIAVIDASGVDRFALLGISQGASIAVSYAVAFPERVSHLILHGGYARGRLVRSRTEQARDEAETLAKLAEIGWGQHNPAFRQFFTTQFIPGGTPEQHRWFNELERISTTPRNAARIMRVFNCIDVVDLLPHVQCPTLVLHAVRDARVPFEESRLLASLIPNARFVPLESENHLTLECEDAWQRWRDEVRAFLPPASHANPVFSSLTRREREIVELIAGGRDNAQIAARLGLSEKTVRNHITSIFAKLEVESRAQAIVMARKAGFDAPAA; the protein is encoded by the coding sequence ATGTCCGCGACCGCCCCGAAGTGCAGGCAGCAAATCCGGCTGTGCACGGCGCACGACGGCGCGCGCATCGCCTACGCGACCTGCGGCAGCGGGCCGCCCATCGTCAAGGCAGCAAACTGGCTGAGCCATCTGGAGTTCGATCTCGCGAGCCCGGTATGGAGTCACATGATCGCCGAGATGTGCCGCGACCATACGCTGATCCGCTACGATCAGCGCGGCTGCGGCCTGTCCGATCACGACGTCGCCGATATTTCATTCGACGCCTGGAAGCAGGATCTGATCGCCGTCATCGATGCGAGCGGTGTCGACCGCTTTGCGCTGCTTGGGATTTCGCAGGGGGCGTCGATTGCCGTCAGCTATGCCGTCGCGTTTCCGGAGCGCGTCTCGCATCTGATCCTGCACGGCGGCTACGCGCGCGGCCGGCTGGTCCGCTCGCGCACCGAGCAGGCGCGCGATGAAGCCGAAACGCTCGCGAAGCTCGCCGAGATCGGCTGGGGCCAGCACAACCCCGCCTTCCGCCAGTTCTTCACGACGCAGTTCATTCCGGGCGGCACGCCCGAACAGCACCGCTGGTTCAACGAGCTGGAACGCATTTCGACCACGCCTCGGAACGCAGCGCGCATCATGCGTGTCTTCAACTGCATCGACGTGGTCGATCTGCTGCCGCATGTGCAATGTCCGACGCTCGTCCTGCACGCCGTGCGCGACGCACGCGTGCCGTTCGAGGAAAGCCGCCTGCTGGCGAGCCTGATTCCCAATGCGCGCTTCGTGCCGCTCGAAAGCGAGAATCATCTGACGCTCGAATGCGAGGACGCATGGCAGCGCTGGCGCGACGAAGTACGCGCCTTCCTGCCGCCCGCGAGCCACGCCAACCCCGTGTTCTCTTCGCTCACGCGGCGCGAGCGCGAGATCGTCGAACTGATCGCGGGCGGCCGCGACAACGCGCAGATCGCCGCGCGGCTCGGTCTATCGGAGAAGACCGTGCGCAATCACATCACGAGCATCTTCGCGAAGCTCGAAGTGGAAAGCCGCGCGCAGGCCATCGTGATGGCGCGCAAGGCGGGCTTCGACGCGCCCGCCGCCTGA
- a CDS encoding VC0807 family protein encodes MKVPYRYLSAMVVNLALPWLAYRLALPHWGTTGALAASAAPLIAWIAWDLYHSRHFDALSAIVLAGILPLLAWALIDRGEHRRALEDPMVAAVIGVTFLLSLLLRKPLVYYLARSTASRESREGVEAFERHYRERPALVAQIRRMTLVWGIGLTAENAARYWVVTNLSDAQLALQISTALRWSVYGSLTLWTLWTRRRLKRIDAERKMESA; translated from the coding sequence ATGAAGGTTCCATACCGATACCTGTCCGCAATGGTCGTCAATCTCGCGCTGCCGTGGCTCGCGTACCGGCTGGCGCTGCCGCATTGGGGCACGACGGGTGCGCTCGCCGCATCGGCTGCGCCGTTGATTGCGTGGATCGCATGGGACCTGTACCACTCGCGGCATTTCGATGCATTGAGCGCCATCGTGCTAGCCGGCATCCTGCCGCTGCTGGCATGGGCGCTGATCGACCGCGGCGAGCACCGGCGCGCGCTCGAAGACCCGATGGTCGCGGCCGTCATCGGCGTCACGTTTCTGCTGTCGCTGCTGCTGCGCAAGCCGTTGGTTTACTATCTCGCGCGTTCGACGGCGTCGCGTGAATCGCGCGAAGGTGTCGAAGCGTTCGAGCGCCACTATCGCGAGCGTCCCGCGCTCGTCGCACAGATCCGCCGGATGACGCTGGTATGGGGCATCGGTCTGACGGCCGAGAACGCCGCGCGTTACTGGGTCGTGACGAACCTGAGCGACGCCCAGCTGGCGTTGCAAATTTCAACGGCGCTGCGCTGGAGCGTCTATGGCTCGCTCACGCTATGGACCCTCTGGACGCGACGCCGCCTCAAACGCATTGACGCTGAGAGAAAAATGGAGTCCGCATGA
- a CDS encoding amidohydrolase family protein, with the protein MTEPLLIVDARLPDGTRVDVSIVNGRIDAIGPDLQVENDVAREHGHGALLLPGFVEGHTHLDKTMWGMRWYRNEVGPKLTDRIENERRFRAQSGHDAAAASLALARAFLQAGTTRLRTHVDIDTDAGLKHLEGVLKTRDALRDVLDMQTVAFPQSGMLERQGTVTLLDKALRGGADVLGALDPALIDGDPVASLNATFDLATRHQKPIDIHLHEPAEIGAFTLKLLLDRVEALGMQGRVVISHAFCLGALAPRERDPLLERLALLDVALLTTAPASVPVPPLAACIEKGVTLFGGNDGIRDTWNPFGSPDMLERAMLIGMRYDLRRDDALTIAFDCVSHTAARGCGFADYGLHAGARADLVLVDAETLAHAVAARPVRKLVVANGRIVARDGVLAEGV; encoded by the coding sequence ATGACAGAGCCGCTGTTGATCGTCGATGCACGCTTGCCCGATGGCACGCGCGTCGACGTGTCGATCGTCAATGGCCGCATCGATGCGATCGGCCCTGATTTACAGGTCGAAAACGATGTCGCGCGCGAACATGGCCATGGCGCGCTGTTGTTGCCCGGCTTCGTCGAAGGCCACACGCATCTCGACAAGACGATGTGGGGCATGCGCTGGTATCGCAACGAAGTGGGTCCGAAGCTCACCGATCGCATCGAAAACGAGCGCCGCTTTCGCGCGCAAAGCGGACACGACGCGGCCGCTGCATCGCTCGCATTGGCCCGTGCCTTCCTGCAGGCGGGCACGACCCGCCTGCGCACCCACGTCGATATCGATACCGACGCCGGCCTGAAGCACCTCGAAGGCGTCCTGAAGACGCGCGACGCACTGCGCGACGTGCTCGACATGCAGACGGTTGCATTTCCGCAATCGGGCATGCTCGAACGTCAGGGCACCGTCACATTGCTCGACAAGGCGCTGCGCGGCGGCGCCGACGTGCTCGGCGCGCTGGACCCGGCCCTGATCGACGGCGACCCCGTCGCGTCGCTGAACGCGACTTTCGATCTCGCCACACGTCATCAGAAGCCCATCGACATCCATCTGCACGAACCCGCCGAAATCGGCGCCTTCACGCTAAAGCTGCTGCTTGATCGCGTCGAGGCGCTCGGCATGCAGGGCCGCGTCGTGATCAGCCACGCGTTCTGCCTCGGCGCACTCGCGCCGCGCGAGCGCGATCCGCTGCTCGAGCGGCTCGCCTTGCTGGACGTCGCGCTGCTCACGACGGCGCCCGCTTCCGTGCCCGTGCCGCCGCTCGCCGCCTGCATCGAGAAAGGCGTCACGCTCTTCGGCGGCAACGACGGCATCCGCGACACGTGGAACCCGTTCGGCTCGCCCGACATGCTGGAGCGCGCAATGCTGATCGGCATGCGCTACGACTTGCGCCGCGACGATGCGCTCACCATCGCGTTCGATTGCGTGAGCCACACTGCTGCGCGCGGCTGCGGGTTCGCCGACTACGGGCTGCACGCGGGCGCGCGCGCGGACCTCGTGCTCGTCGATGCAGAAACGCTCGCGCATGCCGTTGCGGCACGTCCCGTGCGCAAGCTGGTCGTGGCGAATGGGCGGATCGTTGCGCGCGACGGCGTGCTGGCCGAAGGCGTGTGA
- a CDS encoding phosphocholine-specific phospholipase C, protein MTSNSRRRFLKTAATSAGAAAAVTMLPESIRNALAVPANSRTGSIRDVEHIVVFMQENRSFDHYFGHMRGVRGYNDRFPIPLPNGKPVWYQPSKADPTRPVLPFHLNTQTTSAQCVGDLDHSWYKTHGAIDGGRYDQWPANKTDMTMGYHLRSDIPFHYALADAFTICDAYFCSLPGPTHPNRSYLMTGTVDPTGTKGGPLLDNNDFVDGDVPPKYQLLSWTTYPERLEAAGISWQIYQQGTDGSDPLNGNYGTNILQNFENFINAQPGSSLFQRAQTVRTIDDLKADVQANRLPQVSWLCPPAAYSEHPKYTPAYGAEYTSQILDALTSNPEVWSKTVLFIMYDENDGFFDHVVPPQVATSRAQGLSTVTADGEIHDVVNPGRGGSYTADNLPYGLGPRVPMTIVSPWTKGGFVCSQVFDHTSVIRFIETRFGVHEPNITAWRRAVCGDLTTAFDFRTPDAKMPPLPDTSNYKSMADNQCATQPAPTVPAVPGAIDPQEPGIRFARALPYELHVNGKVDEKANSLTIEIGNTGDQGAHFYVYSTNRTDGPWRYTVEAGKTLKDVFNLSSTNGVYAFTVYGPNGFVRRFAGNAQPQSNQASAQGGFGHKRKPALPEVKTHYDVGNGNVYLKFTNHGDSIARLSVVDNAYGAHPRPVIVPPNGSIEEVWVLSASHHWYDLTVSDNDDASFQRRLAGHVETGKTSISDPAAVVPVMVAS, encoded by the coding sequence ATGACATCCAATAGCCGTCGCCGTTTTCTAAAGACCGCCGCAACGTCCGCGGGCGCCGCTGCCGCCGTGACGATGCTGCCGGAATCGATCCGCAACGCGCTTGCCGTCCCGGCCAATTCGCGCACCGGCTCGATCCGTGACGTCGAGCACATTGTCGTGTTCATGCAGGAGAACCGTTCGTTCGATCATTATTTCGGGCACATGCGTGGTGTGCGTGGCTACAACGACCGCTTTCCGATTCCGCTGCCCAACGGCAAACCCGTCTGGTATCAGCCGTCGAAGGCCGATCCGACCCGGCCCGTGCTGCCGTTCCACCTGAACACGCAGACCACCAGCGCGCAATGCGTCGGCGATCTGGATCACTCGTGGTACAAGACGCACGGCGCGATCGACGGCGGCCGCTACGACCAGTGGCCCGCCAACAAGACGGACATGACGATGGGCTATCACCTGCGCTCGGACATTCCGTTCCACTATGCGCTGGCCGATGCGTTCACGATCTGCGACGCGTACTTCTGCTCGCTGCCGGGACCGACGCACCCGAACCGCTCGTACCTGATGACGGGCACAGTCGACCCGACGGGCACGAAGGGCGGCCCGCTGCTCGACAACAACGATTTCGTGGATGGCGACGTGCCGCCGAAGTATCAACTGCTGTCGTGGACGACCTATCCGGAGCGTCTGGAAGCGGCCGGCATCTCGTGGCAGATCTATCAGCAGGGCACGGACGGCTCGGACCCGCTGAACGGCAACTACGGCACGAACATCCTGCAGAACTTCGAGAACTTCATCAACGCGCAGCCGGGCTCGTCGCTGTTCCAGCGCGCGCAGACGGTACGCACGATCGACGACCTGAAGGCCGACGTGCAGGCCAACCGCCTGCCGCAAGTGTCGTGGCTGTGCCCGCCCGCCGCGTATTCCGAGCACCCGAAGTACACGCCCGCGTACGGCGCGGAGTACACGTCGCAGATTCTCGACGCGCTGACGTCGAACCCCGAGGTGTGGAGCAAGACCGTGCTCTTCATCATGTATGACGAGAACGACGGCTTCTTCGATCACGTCGTGCCGCCGCAAGTGGCGACGTCGCGCGCGCAAGGGCTTTCGACGGTGACGGCGGACGGCGAGATTCACGACGTTGTCAATCCTGGCCGCGGCGGCAGCTATACGGCCGACAACCTGCCGTACGGTCTTGGGCCGCGCGTGCCGATGACGATTGTCTCGCCGTGGACGAAGGGCGGCTTCGTGTGCTCGCAGGTGTTCGATCACACGTCGGTGATCCGCTTCATCGAAACGCGCTTCGGCGTGCATGAGCCGAACATCACGGCATGGCGCCGCGCGGTGTGCGGCGACCTCACGACGGCATTCGATTTCCGCACGCCGGACGCGAAAATGCCGCCGCTGCCGGATACGAGCAACTACAAGAGCATGGCCGACAACCAGTGCGCGACGCAGCCCGCGCCGACCGTGCCTGCCGTGCCGGGTGCAATCGATCCGCAGGAACCGGGCATTCGCTTCGCGCGTGCCTTGCCGTACGAGTTGCACGTGAACGGCAAGGTCGACGAGAAGGCCAACTCGCTGACGATCGAAATCGGCAATACGGGCGACCAGGGTGCGCACTTCTATGTGTATTCGACCAACCGCACGGATGGTCCGTGGCGCTATACGGTGGAAGCGGGCAAGACGCTGAAGGACGTGTTCAACCTGTCGTCGACGAACGGCGTGTATGCGTTCACCGTGTACGGTCCGAACGGGTTCGTGCGCCGCTTTGCAGGCAACGCGCAGCCGCAGTCGAACCAGGCCAGTGCGCAGGGCGGATTCGGCCATAAGCGCAAGCCAGCGTTGCCGGAAGTGAAGACGCATTACGACGTGGGCAACGGCAATGTGTATCTGAAGTTCACGAATCACGGCGACAGCATCGCGCGGTTGTCGGTGGTCGATAACGCGTATGGCGCGCATCCGCGTCCGGTGATCGTGCCGCCCAACGGGTCGATCGAAGAGGTCTGGGTGCTGTCTGCGAGCCATCACTGGTACGACCTGACGGTGAGCGACAACGATGACGCGTCGTTCCAGCGCCGCCTTGCGGGTCACGTCGAAACGGGCAAGACGAGCATCAGCGATCCGGCGGCTGTCGTGCCCGTCATGGTGGCGTCGTAA
- the cuyB gene encoding cysteate racemase, with product MNTSSGMGRRALGMVGGAARLATVEVLRKMHDANANARMFQPLDIAVERISDIERRASISYVAGSAKHKLGVFDAIRDFEQRGLPAVALPCFESHLFIDELQQNTTLAIVDMIAALFAHIRQRYPLARRVGVLSSPVLCERRLFERYGARARVEIVSVPLKGADGLREACETLIGQGVDVLLPGCTDSALSLRRLGALGVPVVDSYSVYAQHLLFAEQRRPARQIRLGVVGGVGPAATVDFMHKVVRNTPAARDQDHIKVMVEQNPQIPDRTDHLTGDGADPTLALYATCKKLEDGGADLIAIPCNTAHAFIEPIEARLRVPIINMMNVTADYLRATFPAVDRIGLLATDGTIASGVYRTALEARGMTQVLPPPAMQARVMNAIYGTRGVKAGFTAGECADDIVAAVDSLLSQQVEVILLACTELPLLFPQAATVTRKGRSAHLVDPTDVLARCCVEFARGTPLATPASARHEASPVEYAVHANRNESNAAFNAELI from the coding sequence ATGAATACATCGTCTGGGATGGGACGGCGTGCGCTCGGCATGGTCGGCGGCGCGGCGCGTCTGGCAACCGTGGAGGTGTTGCGCAAAATGCATGACGCCAATGCCAATGCGCGTATGTTTCAGCCACTCGATATTGCTGTCGAACGCATATCGGATATCGAGCGCCGCGCGTCAATTTCTTATGTCGCGGGTTCAGCGAAACACAAGTTGGGCGTATTCGACGCGATACGCGATTTCGAACAGCGCGGCTTGCCCGCAGTTGCGTTGCCATGCTTCGAAAGCCATCTGTTTATCGACGAATTGCAGCAGAACACCACGCTCGCAATCGTCGACATGATCGCCGCGCTGTTTGCACATATTCGCCAACGCTATCCGCTTGCGCGCCGCGTCGGCGTGCTGAGCTCGCCGGTGCTGTGCGAGCGACGTCTGTTCGAACGGTATGGCGCGCGCGCCCGTGTCGAGATTGTGAGCGTTCCCTTGAAGGGCGCGGACGGGTTGCGCGAAGCATGCGAAACGCTGATCGGGCAGGGCGTCGATGTGCTGCTGCCGGGCTGCACCGATAGCGCGTTGTCGCTGCGGCGGCTCGGCGCTCTCGGCGTGCCGGTCGTCGACAGCTATTCGGTGTACGCGCAACATCTGCTGTTCGCGGAACAGCGCAGGCCGGCGCGCCAGATCAGGCTTGGCGTGGTGGGCGGCGTAGGGCCCGCCGCGACGGTCGACTTCATGCACAAGGTGGTGCGCAATACACCCGCCGCGCGCGATCAGGACCACATCAAGGTGATGGTCGAGCAGAACCCGCAGATTCCCGACCGCACCGATCATCTGACGGGCGATGGCGCGGACCCGACGCTCGCGCTCTACGCGACATGCAAGAAGCTCGAAGACGGCGGCGCCGATCTGATTGCGATTCCGTGCAACACCGCGCATGCGTTCATCGAGCCGATCGAAGCGCGCTTGCGCGTGCCCATCATCAACATGATGAACGTGACGGCCGACTATCTGCGCGCGACGTTTCCCGCCGTCGATCGTATCGGCCTGCTCGCCACGGACGGCACGATCGCAAGCGGCGTCTATCGCACGGCGCTCGAAGCGCGCGGCATGACCCAGGTGCTGCCGCCGCCGGCCATGCAGGCGCGCGTGATGAATGCGATCTACGGCACGCGGGGCGTGAAGGCAGGCTTCACGGCGGGCGAATGCGCCGACGACATCGTCGCGGCCGTCGACAGTCTGTTGTCGCAACAGGTCGAAGTCATTCTGCTTGCCTGCACCGAGTTGCCGCTGCTTTTTCCGCAAGCGGCGACGGTGACGCGCAAAGGCCGTAGCGCGCATCTCGTCGATCCGACGGACGTGCTCGCGAGATGCTGTGTCGAGTTTGCGCGAGGTACGCCGCTCGCCACGCCGGCAAGCGCAAGACATGAAGCGTCGCCGGTCGAATATGCCGTTCATGCGAATCGGAACGAAAGCAATGCGGCATTTAATGCCGAATTGATTTAA
- a CDS encoding response regulator produces the protein METNNPHDTDDELQWRAIGAHMADNRRVLVVDDYADAADALQLLLYANGFECRAMHGAEDVCELASQWQPFAVVLDIAMPGVDGLELARRLRASESTSHMLLIACTGYASQLDRERARDAGFDAHCAKPLTPQRLLELLKRATSDDA, from the coding sequence ATGGAAACGAACAATCCGCACGACACCGACGACGAGTTGCAATGGCGCGCGATCGGCGCGCACATGGCCGACAACCGGCGCGTGCTGGTCGTCGACGATTACGCCGATGCCGCCGACGCCCTGCAACTGCTGCTGTACGCCAACGGCTTCGAATGCCGTGCGATGCACGGTGCCGAGGACGTCTGCGAACTCGCGTCCCAGTGGCAGCCATTTGCCGTCGTGCTCGACATTGCGATGCCCGGCGTCGACGGGCTGGAGCTTGCGCGCCGCCTACGCGCTTCGGAATCGACTTCGCATATGTTGCTGATTGCCTGTACGGGCTACGCGTCGCAACTCGATCGCGAGCGGGCGCGAGACGCCGGCTTCGACGCGCATTGCGCCAAGCCGCTGACGCCGCAACGTCTGCTCGAACTGTTGAAGCGGGCCACCTCTGACGACGCCTGA
- a CDS encoding BPSL1445 family SYLF domain-containing lipoprotein — protein sequence MHRRNFILSTGAALAAGGLALSGCTMTGSHSTSSTSNSDKRRAIDSSVDETLSRLYTTAHGSRELVAKARGVLVFPSVVQAGFWIGGQYGQGSLRVGGQTVGYYSTAAGSFGLQIGAQSKGVIFLFMTQDALDSFRNSQGWSVGGDATVALVKVGANGNIDTTTATKPVEAFVLTNAGLMAGVSLEGAKISRLDI from the coding sequence ATGCATAGAAGAAATTTCATACTGAGCACCGGCGCCGCACTCGCTGCAGGCGGTCTTGCCCTCTCAGGCTGCACGATGACGGGATCTCATTCGACGAGCAGCACCAGCAATTCGGACAAACGCCGTGCAATCGATTCGAGCGTCGATGAAACGCTCTCACGGCTTTACACGACGGCGCACGGCTCGCGCGAACTGGTCGCGAAAGCGCGTGGCGTACTGGTGTTCCCATCCGTCGTTCAGGCGGGCTTCTGGATCGGCGGACAATATGGCCAAGGGTCGCTGCGCGTCGGCGGGCAAACGGTGGGTTACTACAGCACGGCTGCGGGCTCGTTCGGCCTGCAGATCGGCGCGCAGTCGAAGGGCGTGATCTTCCTGTTCATGACGCAGGACGCACTCGACAGCTTCCGCAACAGCCAGGGCTGGTCGGTCGGCGGCGATGCGACCGTGGCGCTCGTGAAGGTCGGCGCAAACGGCAACATCGACACGACCACCGCCACCAAGCCCGTCGAGGCATTCGTGCTAACCAACGCCGGCTTGATGGCGGGCGTGTCGCTTGAAGGCGCGAAGATTTCGCGGCTCGATATCTGA
- the glgA gene encoding glycogen synthase GlgA gives MTLNVLLVAAEAMPLAKSGGLGDMVSAYAAALRDAGVASTILLPAYPAALERAAGVTPICRISGLPGGDARLLRAHMPDTGVPVLLLQMDHLFKRDNLYQDEQGRDYLDNAIRFASLAAAATRIARGVRGVQTPDIVHAHDWHAGLTPLLMKLAGVAAKSVFTVHNLAFQGNYPLALGSWMGVPPELLAPALTDPRSIEFYGALSMMKAGIVHADKVVTVSENYAREILTPHFGHLMEGVLQACSHKLSGITNGIDSVTWNPAADPLIARAYSADDVRGKQACKRDLQQTFGLTVDPFAPLVAIGSRLTSQKLADVVVEALPLLLARHPRLQVAILGKGEAYLEAAVRDLAAAWPQRVGAYVGYDERRAHMLHAGADVLLHGSRFEPCGLTQLYALRYGTIPVASRVGGLRDTIVDYTPERSPELGLPEEGATGFLFDGETPEDVAAAVQRALDAFMRPSSWHALQRNAMRCDSSWRKPVQAYLKLYGTLTDARPAQPRVDVDRVAAASTQRRANANGAASAQTVWSNGATAQDTVARSA, from the coding sequence TTGACGCTGAACGTCCTTCTCGTCGCCGCGGAGGCGATGCCGCTGGCGAAGTCCGGCGGTTTGGGCGATATGGTGAGTGCCTACGCCGCCGCGTTGCGCGACGCGGGCGTCGCTTCGACCATTCTGTTGCCTGCGTACCCTGCCGCGCTCGAACGCGCGGCGGGCGTAACGCCGATCTGCCGCATCAGCGGCCTGCCGGGCGGGGACGCGCGGCTGTTACGCGCGCACATGCCCGATACGGGTGTGCCCGTCCTGCTCCTGCAGATGGATCATCTGTTCAAGCGCGACAACCTCTATCAGGACGAGCAGGGCCGCGACTATCTCGACAACGCGATCCGCTTTGCGTCGCTCGCCGCGGCCGCGACGCGCATCGCGCGTGGCGTGCGCGGCGTGCAGACGCCCGACATCGTGCATGCGCACGACTGGCACGCCGGCCTCACGCCGCTGTTGATGAAGCTCGCGGGCGTCGCGGCAAAAAGCGTGTTCACCGTGCACAACCTTGCTTTCCAGGGCAACTATCCGCTCGCGCTGGGTAGCTGGATGGGCGTGCCGCCCGAACTGCTCGCGCCCGCCTTGACGGACCCGCGCAGCATCGAGTTCTACGGTGCGCTCAGCATGATGAAAGCGGGCATCGTGCACGCGGACAAGGTAGTCACCGTCAGCGAGAACTACGCGCGCGAAATTCTCACGCCGCATTTCGGACATCTGATGGAAGGCGTGCTGCAGGCGTGCTCGCACAAGCTGTCGGGTATCACGAACGGAATCGACAGTGTCACTTGGAATCCCGCTGCCGACCCGCTGATCGCACGCGCTTATTCCGCCGACGATGTGCGCGGCAAGCAGGCCTGCAAGCGCGATCTGCAGCAGACCTTCGGCCTGACGGTCGATCCATTCGCGCCGCTGGTTGCGATCGGCAGCCGTCTCACGTCGCAAAAGCTTGCGGACGTCGTGGTCGAAGCGCTGCCGTTGCTGCTCGCACGCCATCCGCGGCTACAGGTGGCGATTCTCGGCAAAGGCGAAGCGTACCTCGAAGCCGCCGTGCGCGATCTCGCCGCCGCGTGGCCGCAGCGCGTCGGCGCGTACGTCGGCTATGACGAGCGGCGCGCGCACATGCTGCACGCGGGTGCCGACGTGTTGCTGCATGGCAGCCGCTTCGAGCCGTGCGGGCTCACTCAGCTCTACGCGCTGCGCTACGGCACGATTCCCGTCGCGTCGCGTGTCGGCGGGCTGCGCGACACGATCGTCGATTACACGCCCGAGCGTTCGCCCGAACTCGGTTTGCCCGAAGAAGGCGCAACGGGCTTCCTGTTCGACGGCGAAACACCCGAGGACGTCGCGGCGGCGGTGCAGCGCGCGCTCGACGCGTTCATGCGGCCTTCGTCGTGGCATGCGCTGCAGCGCAATGCGATGCGGTGCGATTCCAGCTGGCGCAAGCCGGTGCAGGCGTATCTGAAACTCTATGGCACGCTGACGGACGCACGCCCGGCACAACCGCGTGTCGATGTCGACCGCGTCGCAGCGGCCTCGACGCAACGTCGCGCGAACGCGAACGGCGCAGCGAGCGCGCAGACGGTGTGGAGCAATGGCGCCACGGCGCAGGACACGGTGGCGCGAAGCGCTTGA